One genomic region from Pseudoduganella dura encodes:
- the phaP gene encoding phasin family protein (Members of this family are phasins (small proteins associated with inclusions such as PHA granules). Note that several different families of phasins have been named PhaP despite very little sequence similarity to each other.): protein MFSIPEQFSNATKANFESQFAIFTSLTNKAFEGVEKLVDLNLTAAKASLEDTSAAAKQLLAAKDPQEFFSLTAARAQPNAEKAIAYSRNLASIASSTAAEFSKAAEAQILETNRKVISLVDEVSKNAPAGTENAVALFKSALGSANAGYEQITRTAKQAAETYEANVNAAVSQFTSAVKSAPAANAAAAAA from the coding sequence ATGTTTTCGATTCCTGAGCAATTTTCCAATGCGACCAAGGCGAACTTCGAAAGCCAATTCGCGATTTTCACCTCCCTGACGAACAAGGCGTTCGAAGGTGTTGAGAAGCTTGTCGACCTGAACCTGACCGCCGCCAAAGCTTCGCTGGAAGATACCTCCGCTGCCGCCAAGCAGCTGCTGGCCGCCAAGGATCCGCAAGAATTCTTCTCGCTGACCGCCGCCCGCGCCCAGCCGAACGCCGAAAAAGCCATTGCCTACAGCCGCAACCTGGCATCGATCGCCTCGAGCACGGCTGCCGAGTTCTCGAAAGCCGCCGAAGCGCAGATCCTGGAAACCAACCGCAAGGTCATCTCGCTGGTTGACGAAGTGAGCAAGAACGCACCAGCCGGCACCGAAAATGCCGTGGCCCTGTTCAAGTCCGCCCTGGGCAGCGCCAATGCCGGTTACGAACAGATCACCCGCACCGCCAAGCAAGCTGCTGAAACGTACGAAGCCAACGTGAACGCCGCCGTGAGCCAGTTCACCTCCGCCGTGAAATCCGCCCCGGCCGCCAACGCCGCCGCG
- a CDS encoding DMT family transporter translates to MSHFLSPIPLFFVFLWSTGFIVAKFGLPYAPPLTFLVMRYACAVAVLAPVVWLVKAPWPKGKAGHIAMAGLLLHGGYLAGVWCAIKLGMPAGLSALIVGMQPILTAFAAPLIGERVTPRQWLGLLFGLGGVALVVYAKISLAGLSWQAVVLCLGALLSITAGTLYQKRWCPQFDLRTGAAIQFSACFIATLPFAVAFEALTPALDAIAWSPRFVGALLWSVLGLSIGAIFLLFALIRRSDATQVTSLLYLTPPTTALMAWLMFGEAFSALGAAGMALAVAGVFFVVRK, encoded by the coding sequence ATGTCGCACTTCCTGTCGCCCATTCCCCTGTTTTTCGTCTTCCTGTGGAGTACGGGATTCATCGTCGCCAAATTCGGCCTGCCCTATGCGCCGCCGCTGACGTTCCTCGTGATGCGGTATGCCTGCGCGGTGGCGGTGCTGGCGCCGGTGGTCTGGCTGGTCAAGGCACCGTGGCCGAAAGGGAAAGCCGGGCATATCGCCATGGCCGGCCTGCTCCTGCATGGCGGCTACCTGGCCGGCGTGTGGTGCGCGATCAAGCTGGGCATGCCGGCCGGGCTGTCGGCGCTGATCGTGGGAATGCAGCCGATCCTGACGGCCTTCGCGGCGCCCCTGATCGGCGAACGCGTCACGCCGCGCCAGTGGCTGGGGCTGCTGTTCGGCCTCGGCGGCGTGGCGCTCGTCGTTTATGCGAAAATCTCGCTGGCGGGCCTGTCGTGGCAAGCCGTTGTCCTGTGCCTGGGTGCGTTGCTGTCGATCACGGCCGGCACGTTGTACCAGAAGCGCTGGTGTCCGCAATTCGACCTGCGCACGGGCGCGGCGATCCAGTTTTCCGCCTGCTTCATCGCAACGCTGCCGTTTGCCGTGGCGTTCGAGGCGCTGACGCCCGCCCTGGACGCCATCGCGTGGTCGCCGCGCTTCGTCGGCGCGTTGCTTTGGTCGGTGCTGGGCCTGTCGATCGGCGCGATCTTCCTGTTGTTCGCGCTGATCCGCCGCAGCGACGCGACCCAGGTCACGAGCCTGCTTTACCTGACGCCGCCCACCACCGCGCTGATGGCGTGGCTGATGTTCGGCGAGGCGTTCAGCGCCCTCGGCGCGGCCGGCATGGCGCTGGCCGTGGCGGGGGTGTTCTTCGTGGTTCGCAAATGA
- a CDS encoding nitroreductase, producing the protein MISSPAQQAVDAAITSRRSIRAFLPTPVAREDIAAILEVARRAPSGTNTQPWKVYVLTGAARDRLCARITGAYRDPEQNRRHEEEYAYYPREWKSPYIDRRRKVGWDLYALLGLTRDNKEGMAAQHARNFHFFDAPVGLIFTIDRIMEQGSWLDYGMFLQNIMVAARGRGLDTCPQAAFTQFHSIIAEELALPDNEMVVCGMALGVADLSRIENSLVTEREPVEGFATFIEG; encoded by the coding sequence ATGATCTCCAGTCCAGCACAGCAGGCGGTGGATGCCGCCATCACGTCGCGCCGGTCGATCCGCGCATTCCTGCCCACGCCCGTTGCCCGCGAAGACATCGCCGCGATCCTGGAGGTGGCGCGCCGCGCGCCGTCCGGTACCAATACCCAGCCGTGGAAGGTCTATGTGCTGACGGGCGCCGCCCGCGACAGGCTGTGCGCGCGCATCACCGGGGCCTACCGCGACCCGGAGCAGAATCGCCGCCACGAAGAGGAATATGCCTACTATCCGCGCGAATGGAAATCGCCCTACATCGATCGCCGCCGCAAGGTGGGCTGGGACCTGTATGCGCTGCTGGGGCTCACGCGCGACAACAAGGAAGGCATGGCCGCCCAGCATGCCCGCAATTTCCATTTCTTCGATGCGCCGGTGGGCCTGATTTTCACGATCGACCGGATCATGGAGCAGGGGTCGTGGCTCGACTATGGCATGTTCTTGCAGAACATCATGGTCGCGGCCAGGGGGCGCGGCCTGGATACCTGTCCGCAAGCGGCTTTCACACAATTCCATTCGATCATTGCAGAAGAGCTGGCATTGCCCGACAATGAAATGGTGGTGTGCGGGATGGCGCTGGGGGTTGCCGATCTGTCCCGGATCGAGAACTCGCTCGTCACCGAGCGCGAGCCCGTGGAGGGTTTTGCCACGTTTATTGAAGGGTAA
- a CDS encoding serine hydrolase produces the protein MYKVIVAALISALCITVPVTAVQAADGVRKTAVKKTTVKKSAASKTAVRKFAITKKAVKRAGVRRQAAAEPADRMVRRVVIVRGKKKVVFQRVIVAAAAAAAVPALARPTMGDMAGLNLTRDPLDLKSNVALVVDQNNAEVLFEKNAGVALPIASITKMMTGLVVVEANQDLDEVLTVTEDDVDRAKFSSSRLKVGDQLTRRNMLHIALMSSENRAASALGRNYPGGLPAFVSAMNAKARALGMTETRYADSTGLSKQNVASARDLAKLAMAAYEHPMLREFSTDAKAMVERNGRPVQFGTTNGLVVPTSGWQIGLQKTGFINEAGRCVMMQAVIEGRSVIMVLLDAKGTAARVADAMRMKKWLTALKPASFPETAGAGAVIGGGAAAMTHSAAGM, from the coding sequence ATGTACAAAGTAATCGTTGCCGCTTTGATTTCCGCGTTGTGCATCACTGTGCCAGTCACTGCCGTGCAAGCGGCGGATGGTGTCAGGAAAACCGCGGTCAAGAAAACGACGGTCAAGAAATCGGCTGCCAGCAAGACGGCGGTCAGGAAATTCGCCATCACGAAAAAGGCCGTCAAGCGCGCGGGCGTCCGCCGCCAGGCGGCGGCCGAACCGGCGGACAGGATGGTGCGCCGTGTCGTCATCGTGCGCGGCAAGAAGAAAGTCGTATTCCAGCGCGTTATTGTCGCTGCCGCTGCCGCCGCCGCCGTGCCGGCGCTGGCGCGCCCGACAATGGGCGACATGGCCGGCCTGAATCTCACGCGCGATCCGCTCGACCTGAAATCGAACGTGGCCCTGGTGGTCGACCAGAACAATGCCGAAGTGCTGTTTGAAAAAAATGCCGGCGTGGCGCTGCCGATCGCATCGATCACGAAGATGATGACCGGGCTCGTGGTCGTGGAGGCCAACCAGGACCTCGATGAAGTGCTGACGGTGACCGAGGACGATGTCGACCGCGCCAAGTTTTCCAGCTCGCGCCTGAAAGTGGGGGACCAGCTGACCCGCCGTAACATGCTGCATATTGCATTGATGAGCTCGGAAAACCGGGCTGCCTCCGCGCTGGGCCGCAATTACCCCGGCGGCTTGCCCGCGTTCGTGAGCGCGATGAATGCCAAGGCGCGCGCGCTGGGCATGACGGAAACGCGTTACGCGGATTCCACCGGCCTGTCGAAGCAGAACGTGGCGAGCGCGCGCGACCTGGCCAAGCTGGCAATGGCTGCCTATGAGCACCCGATGCTGCGGGAATTTTCCACCGATGCGAAAGCAATGGTCGAACGCAACGGCCGTCCGGTGCAGTTCGGCACCACCAACGGCCTCGTCGTGCCCACCTCGGGCTGGCAGATCGGCTTGCAGAAGACCGGCTTCATCAACGAGGCGGGCCGCTGCGTGATGATGCAGGCGGTGATCGAAGGCCGTTCCGTGATCATGGTGCTGCTCGATGCCAAGGGCACCGCGGCACGCGTGGCCGATGCGATGCGGATGAAAAAATGGCTGACGGCGCTGAAACCCGCGTCATTCCCTGAAACCGCCGGCGCCGGTGCGGTGATCGGCGGCGGCGCCGCCGCGATGACTCACTCCGCGGCCGGCATGTAA
- a CDS encoding IclR family transcriptional regulator, with protein MKIESVPEQKTTIQVIDRMVGLLDALARYPDPVSLKELSKVSGLHPSTAHRILNDLVLTRFVDRIEPGTYRLGMRLLELGNVVKSRLSVREAALDFMRALHKKTQQTINLSVRQGDEIVYIDRAFSERSGMQVVRAIGGRGPLHLTSTGKLFLSVDEPKAIRAYATRTGLAGHNKNSITDLSRLERELSLVRSRGYARDNEELELGVRCMAAAIRDDSGKLVAGLSISAPADRLQDDWLEDLVNTANQISATLGYMPAAE; from the coding sequence ATGAAAATCGAATCCGTTCCAGAACAAAAAACGACCATCCAGGTCATCGACCGCATGGTGGGCCTGCTCGATGCGCTGGCCAGGTACCCGGACCCGGTGAGCCTGAAGGAATTGTCGAAGGTGTCGGGCCTGCACCCGTCGACGGCGCACCGGATCCTGAACGACCTGGTGCTGACGCGCTTCGTCGACCGCATCGAACCGGGCACCTACCGGCTCGGCATGCGCCTGCTGGAACTGGGCAATGTCGTCAAGAGCCGGCTCTCGGTGCGCGAGGCGGCGCTGGATTTCATGCGCGCACTGCACAAGAAAACGCAGCAGACGATCAACCTGTCGGTGCGCCAGGGCGACGAAATCGTGTACATCGATCGCGCATTCTCGGAGCGCTCGGGCATGCAGGTGGTGCGGGCCATCGGCGGCCGCGGGCCGCTGCACCTCACGTCGACGGGCAAGCTGTTCCTGTCGGTGGACGAACCCAAGGCGATCCGCGCCTACGCCACCCGTACCGGGCTGGCGGGCCACAACAAGAATTCGATCACGGATCTGTCGCGGCTCGAACGCGAACTGTCGCTGGTGCGTTCGCGCGGCTACGCGCGCGACAACGAGGAACTGGAACTGGGCGTACGCTGCATGGCGGCGGCCATCCGGGACGACAGCGGCAAGCTGGTGGCCGGGCTGTCGATCTCGGCACCGGCCGACCGCCTGCAGGACGACTGGCTCGAAGACCTGGTCAATACCGCCAACCAGATCTCGGCCACGCTGGGTTACATGCCGGCCGCGGAGTGA
- a CDS encoding diacylglycerol kinase — MSQPVSEFKSKSGLKRIVAACSYSLDGLRTAWRHEYAFRQELILFFVAALVALLLPVSAFQKLALMAVLVLVLIVELINSAIEAVVDRISLERHPLSKNAKDLGSAAVLLACLLAMATWGVVLFNRFW; from the coding sequence ATGTCCCAGCCTGTCAGCGAATTCAAGAGCAAGAGCGGTCTCAAGCGTATCGTGGCGGCCTGTTCCTATTCGCTCGATGGCTTGCGCACGGCGTGGCGCCACGAGTACGCATTCCGGCAAGAACTCATCCTGTTCTTTGTGGCCGCGCTCGTGGCGCTGCTGCTGCCGGTCTCGGCGTTCCAGAAGCTGGCACTGATGGCCGTGCTCGTGCTGGTGCTGATTGTCGAACTCATCAATTCGGCGATCGAGGCCGTGGTCGACCGTATTTCGCTGGAACGCCATCCATTGTCGAAAAACGCCAAGGACCTGGGCAGTGCGGCCGTGCTGCTGGCCTGCCTGCTGGCCATGGCCACATGGGGCGTAGTGTTGTTCAACCGCTTCTGGTAA
- a CDS encoding sulfate ABC transporter substrate-binding protein, giving the protein MLSKKLSTLAAAVVTTLAVSLTAHAAEITLLNVSYDPTRELYQDVNTAFAKEWKAKTGDDVKIKQSHGGSGKQGRSVIDGLQADVVTLALAYDIDAIAEKGLVNKDWQKRLAKNSTPYSSTIVFLVRKGNPKGIKDWGDLVKPGVAVITPNPKTSGGARWNHLAAYGYALRQPGGTDATARDYLKKLYKNVPVLDSGARGATTTFVERGIGDVLLAWENEALLAIKELGPDKFEIVAPSVSILAEPPVAVVDKVVDKRGTRKVAEAYLNFLYTDGAQEIIAKNYYRPTVEKEAKKFAAQFPAVKLFTIGDVAGDWAKAQKTHFADGGVFDQIYQK; this is encoded by the coding sequence ATGTTGTCCAAGAAACTTTCCACGCTGGCCGCCGCAGTTGTTACGACCCTTGCCGTATCGCTGACCGCACACGCGGCCGAAATCACCCTGCTGAACGTATCGTACGATCCGACGCGGGAGCTGTACCAGGACGTGAACACCGCCTTCGCCAAGGAGTGGAAGGCCAAGACGGGCGACGACGTCAAGATCAAGCAGTCGCACGGCGGCTCCGGCAAGCAGGGCCGTTCGGTGATCGACGGCCTGCAGGCCGACGTTGTCACGCTGGCGCTGGCCTACGACATCGATGCGATCGCCGAAAAGGGCCTGGTCAACAAGGACTGGCAAAAGCGCCTGGCGAAAAATTCCACGCCTTACAGCTCGACCATCGTGTTCCTGGTCCGCAAGGGCAACCCGAAAGGCATCAAGGACTGGGGCGACCTGGTCAAGCCGGGCGTGGCGGTGATCACGCCGAACCCGAAAACCTCCGGCGGTGCGCGCTGGAACCACCTGGCCGCATACGGCTATGCACTGCGCCAGCCGGGCGGCACCGATGCCACCGCGCGTGACTACCTGAAGAAACTGTACAAGAACGTGCCGGTGCTCGATTCCGGCGCGCGCGGTGCCACCACCACGTTCGTCGAACGGGGCATCGGCGACGTGCTGCTCGCCTGGGAAAACGAAGCGTTGCTGGCCATCAAGGAACTGGGCCCGGACAAGTTCGAGATCGTGGCACCGTCGGTGTCGATCCTGGCCGAGCCGCCGGTGGCCGTGGTCGACAAGGTCGTCGACAAGCGCGGCACCCGCAAGGTGGCCGAGGCCTACCTAAACTTCCTGTACACCGATGGCGCGCAGGAAATCATCGCCAAGAACTACTACCGCCCGACCGTGGAGAAGGAAGCGAAGAAATTCGCTGCGCAGTTCCCGGCGGTGAAACTGTTCACGATCGGCGACGTGGCCGGCGACTGGGCCAAGGCGCAGAAGACGCACTTCGCCGACGGCGGCGTGTTCGACCAGATCTACCAGAAGTAA
- a CDS encoding RBBP9/YdeN family alpha/beta hydrolase has protein sequence MPGSFSRFRVLVAPGLHDSGPEHWQSRWQRLYPGFERIGQDDWNDPILPIWSARVDEVRQRDTRPALIVAHSFGCLATVHSVARDPANVAGLLLVAPADPEKFGVAALLPDAPLPVPSIMIASTNDPWMPLERARQWAGQWDSAFIDGGALGHINAESGLKDWLFGQQQLQLLADRAHNVKTTQY, from the coding sequence ATGCCGGGCAGTTTTTCACGATTCCGTGTGCTGGTTGCACCGGGCCTGCACGACAGCGGCCCGGAACATTGGCAAAGCCGCTGGCAGCGCCTGTATCCCGGCTTCGAACGCATCGGGCAGGATGACTGGAACGATCCGATCCTGCCGATCTGGAGCGCGCGGGTGGATGAAGTCCGGCAGCGCGACACCCGGCCCGCACTGATCGTGGCGCACAGCTTCGGCTGCCTTGCCACGGTGCACAGCGTGGCACGCGATCCGGCCAATGTCGCGGGCCTGCTGCTGGTGGCGCCGGCCGACCCGGAGAAGTTCGGCGTGGCCGCGCTGCTGCCGGATGCGCCGCTGCCCGTCCCTTCGATCATGATCGCCAGCACCAACGACCCGTGGATGCCGCTCGAGCGGGCGCGCCAATGGGCAGGGCAATGGGACAGTGCCTTCATCGATGGCGGCGCCCTGGGTCACATCAATGCCGAGTCGGGTTTGAAGGACTGGCTGTTCGGCCAGCAGCAGTTGCAATTGTTGGCCGATCGGGCGCACAATGTGAAAACAACACAATATTGA
- a CDS encoding peroxiredoxin: MTLRLGDIAPDFEQDSSIGSLKFHEWAGDSWVVLFSHPADFTPVCTTELGLTAKLKPEFDQRNVKAIALSVDPADAHKEWIKDIEETQKTVVGFPIIADADKKVATLYDMIHPEQSATATVRSLFVIDPAKKIRLQITYPMSTGRNFDEILRVIDALQLTDKHTVATPGNWKDGDDVIIPLTVQDPEVIKQKYPKGFTAPKPYLRLTPQPNK; the protein is encoded by the coding sequence ATGACGCTACGCCTTGGCGACATCGCACCTGACTTCGAGCAGGATTCTTCCATCGGCAGCCTCAAGTTCCACGAATGGGCGGGCGATTCCTGGGTCGTGCTGTTCTCGCATCCGGCCGATTTCACGCCGGTGTGCACCACGGAACTGGGCCTGACCGCAAAGCTGAAGCCCGAGTTCGACCAGCGCAACGTGAAAGCGATCGCACTGTCCGTCGACCCGGCCGACGCGCACAAGGAATGGATCAAGGATATCGAGGAAACCCAGAAGACCGTCGTAGGTTTCCCGATCATCGCCGATGCGGACAAGAAAGTGGCCACGCTGTACGACATGATCCATCCTGAACAATCCGCGACCGCCACCGTGCGCTCGCTGTTCGTGATCGACCCGGCCAAGAAGATCCGCCTGCAGATCACCTACCCGATGAGCACCGGCCGCAACTTCGACGAAATCCTGCGCGTGATCGATGCGCTGCAGCTGACCGACAAGCACACCGTGGCCACGCCGGGCAACTGGAAAGACGGCGACGACGTCATCATCCCGCTGACCGTGCAGGATCCGGAAGTGATCAAGCAGAAGTACCCGAAAGGCTTCACCGCCCCGAAACCGTACCTGCGCCTGACGCCGCAACCGAACAAGTAA
- the cysT gene encoding sulfate ABC transporter permease subunit CysT: MSAVLPVTQPVPFEARKRAPYRVMPGFKLSLGFTIFYLTLIVLIPLSALFLKTFTMTWEGFWSAVTSERVMASYRLTFGASLIGATINVIFGGIVAWVLVRYRFPGKRFIDALVDLPFALPTAVAGITLTALYSSNGWIGQFVEGTLGIKVAFTPIGVVLALTFIGLPFVVRTVQPVLEDAERELEEAAASLGASSWQTFTKVVFPTVMPSLVTGFALAFARATGEYGSVIFIAGNMPMVSEITPLFIITKLEQYDYAGATAIAVVMLVVSFLMLLGINMLQAWARGKSGK, encoded by the coding sequence ATGTCTGCAGTACTGCCGGTTACACAACCGGTACCGTTCGAAGCCAGGAAGAGGGCGCCGTACCGGGTGATGCCGGGCTTTAAGCTCTCGCTGGGCTTCACGATCTTCTACCTGACGCTGATCGTGCTGATTCCGCTGTCGGCGCTGTTCCTCAAGACTTTCACGATGACGTGGGAAGGTTTCTGGAGCGCCGTCACGTCCGAGCGCGTGATGGCCTCTTACCGCTTGACGTTCGGCGCCTCGCTGATCGGCGCCACGATCAACGTGATCTTCGGCGGTATCGTCGCGTGGGTGCTGGTGCGCTACCGCTTTCCCGGCAAGCGCTTCATCGATGCGCTGGTCGACCTGCCGTTCGCGTTGCCGACGGCGGTTGCCGGCATCACGCTGACGGCACTGTACTCATCGAACGGCTGGATCGGCCAGTTCGTCGAGGGCACGCTGGGCATCAAGGTGGCCTTCACGCCGATCGGCGTGGTGCTGGCCCTCACGTTCATCGGCCTGCCGTTCGTGGTGCGCACGGTGCAGCCGGTGCTGGAAGACGCCGAGCGCGAGCTGGAAGAAGCCGCCGCGTCGCTGGGCGCATCGTCCTGGCAGACGTTCACCAAGGTGGTGTTCCCCACCGTGATGCCGTCGCTGGTGACGGGCTTTGCGCTCGCGTTCGCGCGCGCCACCGGCGAATACGGCTCGGTGATCTTCATTGCCGGCAACATGCCGATGGTGTCCGAGATCACGCCGCTGTTCATCATCACCAAGCTGGAACAATACGACTACGCGGGCGCCACGGCGATTGCCGTCGTGATGCTCGTCGTGTCGTTCCTGATGCTGTTGGGTATCAACATGTTGCAGGCCTGGGCCCGCGGAAAGTCGGGTAAATAA
- the cysW gene encoding sulfate ABC transporter permease subunit CysW produces MSGTSHRGELPSVSELLEPRWVRYALITVALAFLTLFLFVPLIAVFAEALKKGTEVYFEAIREEDAIAAIKLTLITAAIAVPLNLVFGVAASWAIAKFEFRGKSLLLTLIDLPFSVSPVISGLIYVLLFGAQGWFGPWLAEHDIKILFAVPGIVIATIFITFPFVARELIPLMQAQGSEEEEAAVVLGASGLQTFFRVTLPNIKWGLLYGVILCNARAMGEFGAVSVVSGHIRGETNTMPLQVEILYNEYNFVAAFAVASLLALLALVTLALKSFIEWRLHESRNADGNDN; encoded by the coding sequence ATGAGTGGAACTTCCCATCGGGGCGAACTGCCCTCCGTCTCCGAACTGCTGGAACCACGCTGGGTACGCTATGCGCTGATCACCGTCGCGCTGGCGTTCCTCACGCTGTTCCTGTTCGTGCCGCTGATCGCCGTGTTCGCCGAGGCGCTGAAGAAGGGCACCGAGGTCTATTTCGAGGCGATCCGCGAGGAAGACGCGATCGCCGCCATCAAGCTGACCCTGATCACGGCCGCCATCGCGGTGCCGCTGAACCTCGTGTTCGGCGTGGCCGCTTCGTGGGCCATCGCCAAGTTCGAGTTCCGCGGCAAGAGCCTGCTGCTGACATTGATCGACCTGCCGTTTTCCGTGTCGCCGGTGATCTCCGGCCTGATCTACGTGCTGCTGTTCGGCGCGCAAGGCTGGTTCGGCCCGTGGCTGGCCGAGCACGACATCAAGATCCTGTTCGCCGTGCCCGGCATCGTCATCGCGACCATCTTCATCACGTTCCCGTTCGTGGCGCGCGAGCTGATTCCGCTGATGCAGGCGCAGGGCAGCGAGGAAGAGGAAGCGGCCGTGGTGCTGGGGGCCTCCGGCCTGCAGACCTTCTTCCGCGTAACGCTTCCCAACATCAAGTGGGGCCTGCTGTATGGCGTGATCCTGTGTAATGCCCGCGCCATGGGCGAGTTCGGCGCCGTGTCGGTCGTCTCCGGCCATATCCGCGGCGAGACCAACACGATGCCGCTGCAGGTCGAGATCCTCTACAACGAATACAACTTCGTCGCGGCCTTCGCCGTTGCCTCGCTGCTGGCACTGCTCGCACTGGTGACGCTGGCGCTGAAATCCTTCATCGAGTGGCGCCTGCACGAATCGCGCAATGCCGATGGGAACGACAACTAA
- a CDS encoding sulfate/molybdate ABC transporter ATP-binding protein, protein MTIAVKNINKRFGNFVALNNVSLDFPAGELTALLGPSGCGKTTLLRCIAGLEHPDSGQVLLDGEDASDRHVRERQVGFVFQHYALFKHMTVFENVAFGLRVKQRSERPSEDQIRRKVKDLLELVQLDWLADRYPPQLSGGQRQRIALARALAVEPRVLLLDEPFGALDAKVRKELRRWLRRLHDDLHVSSIFVTHDQEEALEVADQVVLMNKGTVEQIGTPDEVYNHPASPFVYGFLGNVNVFHGRVHEGVLADADVQLDVPAHTGVRDGKGTAYVRPHEMEVDRYVSGAEGIVVKLRRAHAIGPLAQLDLERTDNAQLIEATISNERFQNLGLKEGETLVVRPKRLRVFVDEGASI, encoded by the coding sequence ATGACCATCGCAGTCAAGAACATCAACAAGCGCTTTGGCAATTTCGTGGCGCTGAACAACGTGTCGCTGGATTTCCCGGCCGGCGAGCTGACCGCGCTGCTGGGCCCTTCCGGCTGCGGCAAGACCACGCTGCTGCGCTGTATCGCCGGCCTGGAACACCCGGATTCCGGCCAGGTGCTGCTCGACGGCGAGGATGCCTCCGACCGCCACGTGCGCGAGCGCCAGGTGGGCTTCGTGTTCCAGCATTACGCGCTGTTCAAGCACATGACCGTGTTCGAGAACGTGGCATTCGGCCTGCGCGTGAAGCAGCGTAGCGAGCGCCCCTCCGAAGACCAGATCCGCCGCAAGGTGAAGGACCTGCTGGAGCTGGTGCAGCTCGATTGGCTGGCCGACCGCTATCCGCCGCAGCTCTCCGGCGGCCAGCGCCAGCGCATCGCGCTGGCGCGTGCCCTGGCGGTCGAACCCCGTGTCCTGCTGCTCGATGAGCCGTTCGGCGCGCTGGACGCGAAGGTGCGCAAGGAACTGCGCCGCTGGCTGCGCCGCCTGCACGATGACCTGCACGTATCGTCCATCTTCGTCACGCACGACCAGGAAGAGGCGCTCGAAGTGGCGGACCAGGTGGTGCTGATGAACAAGGGCACCGTCGAGCAGATCGGCACGCCGGACGAGGTGTACAACCACCCGGCCTCGCCGTTCGTGTACGGCTTCCTGGGCAACGTGAACGTGTTCCATGGCCGTGTGCACGAAGGCGTGCTGGCCGACGCGGACGTGCAGCTCGACGTGCCGGCCCATACCGGCGTGCGCGATGGCAAAGGCACCGCCTACGTGCGTCCGCACGAGATGGAAGTGGACCGTTATGTCAGCGGTGCCGAAGGCATCGTCGTCAAGCTGCGCCGCGCGCATGCGATCGGCCCGCTGGCCCAGCTGGACCTGGAACGCACCGACAATGCCCAGCTGATCGAGGCCACGATTTCCAATGAGCGGTTCCAGAACCTGGGACTGAAAGAGGGTGAAACCCTGGTGGTGCGTCCCAAGCGCCTGCGCGTATTCGTCGATGAAGGAGCTTCCATATGA